The genomic region CGATACCAAAACCTCTCTCAAGGTAGTCAGAAACGGTTGCGTTACTCTCGAAAGTGATATTACATATGCTTCACAAGAAAAGTAACTTTTTGATTCATCAAATGCTCTCCAAACTGGCTTGACAAATCGGGTTATGACTGTATATAATGGTCCCACATCCAAAACGGCGCCGTTGCTATAATGGCTCCATAATCTTAGCAGCGCGAATTCAGAGCCGTCATGGCGAATGCGACGCCGTGTCATGGCGTGACGTTTTGTTTGTGTTTCCCATATTTCGGAGTGATAGAAATATGCCGCTTTCCATAGGAACCCCACTTCCATCGCTTGCAGGCGCAACCGGTTGGTTAGGTGATTCTTTTGCAACAAATGCAATCCATGGAAGCCCGCTGCTCGTGCAGTTTTGGGCGATCTCCTGCCCTGTGTGCAGGATGAACGCGCCCCATCTCTTGGGGCTGATCGAAACCTATCGCGACCAGGGGTTGCAGCTGCTTTCCGTGCACATGCCGCGCATGGAGAGCGATATGGATGTGGCGGATGTCCGCGTGGAGGCGGAATCGCTGGGTTTAACCGGCCCATGCGCCGTGGACAACGAGCACACGATCGGCGATCTTTTTCAGACCGGAGGGGTCTGGCCGTGCTACTTCCTGTTTGACGCTCAAGGCAAGCTGCGCAGCCGCGCCGCCGGCCAGCTTGGCCTGAAGATGGCGGAGAATTCGCTGAAGCGGATGCTGGCCCTAGAGCCGGCGCTTTAGCTGTCCTGTACGTTCGGTAGAAAAGGAGGATGGTGGAACAGCAAATATGCTTATTGATGATCGTGAAGAGTACATTGACCTGGTCGCGCAGGCGGTGATTGATCGGATTGAGGAACGCGACCGCCTCGCCGGGCTGGTGGATCTGGTAGTCCGCCGCGTTTTGGAACTACAGCATCAACAAGCAGAAGTGCAGAATAACGGTCAACAACCGCAATTGGACAACCAAAAGGAGATCGAGGATGCAGGACAAGCAATCGGAATCGTTGGAACAGCAGGCGGCTCCCTCTGTCGCTGAAACCGCGGAAATGAAGTTCGAACGAGAGCGGCTGGCGCGTCGTAATGCACTGAAGCGCTTCGGAATGACGTCAGCGATGGCGACATTGGCGTTATTTAGCGTCGACGACCTTGCCCGGATGGTGGGGAAAGCGCTGCAACAGCGCGCCGGCGATAACCAGATCGCCGGTCGCCTCGCCACCGAATTCCAAAGCATGGGCGCCGCCTTCGCCACGGGGATGCCAACTCCCAGCGCTTGCTCCACGCCCAATGCGTGTCAGGGACTTAGCACTTGCCAGTGTTGCGTTCAATCGAAAATCTGCGATCAGCTGAAATGTCAGGGCGCGCATACGATTAACTTACGCAACGGCATGGATCCCACGCAAGCCCAGTCCATCTTGGATGCGTGTAATTCCGCAGCCACTGCGAAGGCGTCCACATGCTGCACCACGAATCACTGTAACTGCTAATAGGCGGGTTAGTCTCGATCCT from Capsulimonas corticalis harbors:
- a CDS encoding TlpA family protein disulfide reductase, which encodes MPLSIGTPLPSLAGATGWLGDSFATNAIHGSPLLVQFWAISCPVCRMNAPHLLGLIETYRDQGLQLLSVHMPRMESDMDVADVRVEAESLGLTGPCAVDNEHTIGDLFQTGGVWPCYFLFDAQGKLRSRAAGQLGLKMAENSLKRMLALEPAL